Proteins from one Ipomoea triloba cultivar NCNSP0323 chromosome 1, ASM357664v1 genomic window:
- the LOC116027693 gene encoding formin-like protein 6, which translates to MENRKFHVLIYDRGWECDWISGTINERPTLVDWIADREQRDILKKIGEEYNYVVSAVRIQESPLSLFELSKILTDHERMLKEVGESRQNVVATANVTQRSSNNGWSSQGIVCQFANLPTQQHIPILGKSASTNSRLPKSSVPSQSPAVSPTPAVGFSQLGSSGPTFSRSPGTSTRPVVVTPSPPPQLSPAPVPSPPPASSPPLVSSPPLVSSPPPASSPRPASSRPQASSPLPASSPPPASSPPLASSHLSVSPLPPTSHMSE; encoded by the exons ATGGAGAACAGAAAGTTCCACGTCTTGATCTATGATCGTGGATGGGAGTGTGACTGGATAAGTGGCACTATCAATGAGCGACCTACACTCGTGGATTGGATCGCAGATAGGGAGCAGCGAGATATTTTGAAGAAG ATTGGTGAAGAATACAACTATGTTGTATCAGCTGTACGTATCCAAGAGTCACCACTGTCACTCTTTGAGCTCTCTAAGATACTCACGGATCATGAGCGTATGTTAAAGGAAGTAGGTGAGTCCCGGCAAAATGTTGTTGCCACTGCAAATGTTACTCAACGGTCCTCCAACAATGGATGGTCATCTCAAG GTATTGTTTGTCAGTTTGCTAATCTGCCTACACAGCAACATATCCCTATCCTGGGAAAGTCGGCGTCGACGAACTCACGCTTACCTAAGTCAAGCGTACCATCACAGTCGCCGGCAGTGTCACCTACGCCGGCGGTGGGTTTCAGTCAGCTAGGGTCCTCTGGTCCGACGTTTAGTAGGAGTCCTGGCACCTCCACTAGACCGGTTGTTGTAACGCCTTCCCCTCCGCCACAGTTATCTCCTGCACCAGTGCCATCCCCACCACCTGCGTCGTCACCTCCTCTTGTATCGTCACCTCCTCTTGTGTCATCACCACCACCTGCGTCATCTCCTCGACCGGCGTCGTCTCGTCCACAGGCGTCGTCTCCTCTACCGGCATCGTCTCCTCCACCAGCGTCATCTCCTCCACTAGCGTCGTCTCATCTATCGGTTTCGCCCCTTCCACCGACGTCACATATGTCAGAGTAG